The following are from one region of the Quercus robur chromosome 1, dhQueRobu3.1, whole genome shotgun sequence genome:
- the LOC126688906 gene encoding uncharacterized protein LOC126688906, which produces MGLSPKNTPRTPSYLLLLVAALALTALFLYKVDSFISQTKTVAGHNLNPTPWHLFEPKTFSEDSRQIRAFKILHCSYLTCHSSNNTVPKRRRLHSSKSSEKCPEFFRWIHQDLKPWARTGISTAHLAEAQKYAAFRVVIVGGKLFVDLYYACVQSRAMFTIWGLLQLLKRYPGMLPDVDIMFDCMDKPRIHRAEHESMPLPLFRYCTTGEDYDIPFPDWSFWGWPETNIRPWDEEFHDVKRGSQRLSWSKKWPHAYWKGNPDVLSPIRTELLTCNDSKMWGAQIMRQNWEEEAKLGYEQSKLSNQCNYRYKIYAEGFAWSVSLKYILSCGSLSLIISPQYEDFFSRGLIPKKNYWPVSPTNLCPSIKFAVDWGNAHPSKAKVIGKKAQNLMESLSMDRVYDYMFHLITEYSKLQDFKPVPPSSAQEVCPESLLCFADEKQRQFLEKSTVFPSQAPPCTLQHANSNLIKSWIEQKKKNIKDVEDMEKVKAERRAN; this is translated from the exons ATGGGATTGTCCCCAAAGAACACTCCTCGCACGCCCTCCTATCTCCTCCTCCTTGTCGCTGCCTTGGCCCTCACCGCCCTTTTCCTTTACAAG GTAGACAGCTTCATTTCCCAAACCAAAACCGTCGCGGGCCACAACTTAAACCCAACGCCGTGGCACCTTTTCGAACCCAAGACCTTCAGTGAAGATAGCCGCCAAATCCGAGCCTTCAAGATCTTACATTGCTCTTACCTTACTTGTCACTCTAGCAATAACACAGTCCCCAAACGCCGCCGTTTACATTCCTCAAAATCCAGCGAGAAATGCCCAGAATTCTTCCGGTGGATCCATCAGGACCTCAAGCCCTGGGCTCGGACTGGGATCTCCACGGCCCATTTGGCGGAGGCCCAGAAATACGCGGCTTTCCGGGTCGTGATCGTTGGTGGAAAGCTGTTCGTGGATTTGTACTACGCGTGTGTGCAAAGCCGAGCCATGTTTACTATATGGGGGTTGTTGCAGCTTCTCAAGAGGTATCCTGGGATGTTACCTGATGTGGATATAATGTTTGATTGCATGGATAAGCCTAGAATCCACCGGGCTGAGCATGAATCGATGCCGTTGCCGCTTTTTCGGTATTGTACCACTGGGGAGGACTATGACATTCCATTTCCTGATTGGTCTTTCTGGGGTTG GCCAGAGACAAATATAAGGCCCTGGGATGAAGAGTTCCATGATGTTAAACGAGGTTCTCAACGTCTAAGTTGGTCAAAGAAGTGGCCCCACGCATACTGGAAAGGAAATCCAGATGTTTTATCTCCTATCCGTACAGAGTTGCTGACATGTAATGACTCTAAGATGTGGGGAGCACAAATTATGCGTCAG AATTgggaagaagaagcaaaacttGGTTATGAGCAATCCAAACTATCGAATCAGTGTAATTACCG ATATAAAATTTATGCTGAAGGGTTTGCTTGGTCTGTGAGCTTGAAGTATATTCTATCATGTGGTTCTCTTTCCCTGATAATTTCCCCACAATATGAAGATTTCTTCAGTCGTGGTctcattcccaaaaaaaactaTTGGCCTGTCTCTCCTACCAATTTATGCCCCTCAATAAAGTTTGCTGTTGACTGGGGTAATGCACACCCATCAAAG GCTAAGGTAATAGGCAAAAAAGCGCAGAATTTGATGGAATCCTTAAGTATGGATAGGGTCTATGATTACATGTTTCACCTCATCACGGAGTACTCAAAGCTGCAGGACTTCAAGCCAGTCCCACCATCTTCTGCTCAAGAAGTGTGTCCTGAATCGCTGCTTTGCTTCGCTGATGAGAAGCAGAGGCAGTTCCTGGAAAAATCAACTGTCTTTCCTTCACAAGCACCACCATGCACCCTCCAGCATGCTAATAGTAATCTCATCAAGAGCTGGATtgaacagaaaaagaaaaacatcaaAGATGTGGAAGATATGGAGAAGGTGAAAGCAGAGAGACGCGCAAATTAG
- the LOC126707289 gene encoding uncharacterized protein LOC126707289, with the protein MHARWVAYIQRFHFTLKHKSGITNKVADAHNKRASLLTTLCIEVVGFDWLKELYENDKDFGDIWGNQLCIPKSLLREQIIKELHGGDLGGHMGGDKAIALVKERFIGHKSRGMLAIMYSKISHFIACKKASDATRVANLFFEEIMRLHGVPKSITSDWDNKFISHFWRTLWKHFYTSLNYNSTSHPQTDGQTEVVNRTLGNLIQCISSKKPK; encoded by the exons ATGCATGCTAGGTGGGTAGCTTATATACAGCGCTTCCATTTCACATTGAAGCATAAGTCTGGCATCACTAATAAGGTGGCTGATGCACACAACAAGCGAGCATCTTTGTTGACCACCCTATGTATTGAAGTTGTAGGGTTTGATTGGCTCAAGGAGTTGTATGAGAATGATAAGGATTTTGGTGATATTTGGG GTAATCAATTATGCATCCCTAAAAGTTTATTGAGGGAGCAGATTATTAAGGAGCTACATGGTGGAGATTTAGGTGGACATATGGGCGGAGATAAGGCTATAGCACTAGTAAAGGAGAGGTTTATTGGCCACAAATCAAGAGGGATGTTGGCAATCAT GTACTCAAAGATATCCCATTTCATAGCATGCAAGAAAGCTTCAGATGCTACTCGAGTGGCCAATCTGTTCTTTGAAGAAATTATGCGTTTGCATGGAGTGCCAAAGTCCATTACCTCTGATTGGGATAACAAGTTCATTAGTCACTTTTGGCGAACTTTATGGAAGCATTTTTACACTTCCTTGAATTACAATAGCACTAGTCATCCTCAGACTGATGGTCAGACAGAAGTGGTTAATCGCACTTTGGGGAATTTGATCCAGTGTATCTCAAGCAAGAAGCCCAAGTAG